A window of the Lactuca sativa cultivar Salinas chromosome 5, Lsat_Salinas_v11, whole genome shotgun sequence genome harbors these coding sequences:
- the LOC111890798 gene encoding ATP-sulfurylase 3, chloroplastic, translating into MAAMASFIIKTPIQSNNPFPKTHRINFPIVSPVSYSSYKKKPIPKSIRISCGLIEPDGGKLVELVVPESQRDVKKREAMSLPKIKLSRIDLEWVHVLSEGWASPLTGFMRESEFLQTLHFNSLRLGDGSIVNMSLPIVLDIDDSQKNRISGSTSVALIDSSDNPIAILNNIEIYKHNKEERIARTWGTTAPGLPYVEEAITGAGDWLIGGDLEVIQPIKYNDGLDKYRLSPSELRAEFTKRNADAVFAFQLRNPVHNGHALLMTDTRRRLLEMGYKNPVLLLHPLGGFTKADDVPLSWRMKQHEKVLEDGVLDPENTVVSIFPSPMHYAGPTEVQWHAKARINAGADFYIVGRDPAGMSHPVEKRDLYDADHGKKVLSMAPGLERLNILPFKVAAYDKTKQKMEFFDPSRPQDFLFISGTKMRALAKNKENPPDGFMCPGGWEVLVEYYDSLAANDSGRVPEPIPA; encoded by the exons AtggctgccatggcttcctttaTCATCAAGACACCAATCCAGTCTAACAACCCTTTCCCCAAAACCCACCGAATCAATTTCCCTATTGTCTCCCCTGTCTCCTACTCCTCCTACAAAAAGAAACCGATTCCAAAGTCGATTCGTATCTCTTGCGGGTTGATTGAACCAGATGGAGGCAAGCTCGTTGAGCTTGTCGTTCCTGAATCCCAGAGAGATGTTAAGAAGCGGGAAGCCATGTCTTTGCCCAAAATCAAGCTCTCCAGGATCGATCTGGAATGGGTCCATGTGCTCAGCGAAGGCTGGGCTAGTCCGCTAACCGGGTTCATGAGAGAATCCGAGTTCCTCCAAACTCTTCATTTTAACTCGCTCCGATTAGGAGACGGGTCAATCGTCAATATGTCCTTGCCAATCGTCCTGGACATTGACGATTCTCAAAAGAATCGGATTTCCGGTTCCACATCTGTTGCCCTCATTGATTCTTCTGATAACCCGATTGCTATTTTGAACAA TATTGAGATCTACAAGCACAACAAAGAAGAAAGAATAGCAAGAACATGGGGAACCACTGCCCCTGGTCTCCCATATGTTGAAGAAGCCATAACAGGTGCAGGAGATTGGCTGATTGGTGGTGATCTTGAagtcatacaaccaatcaaataCAACGATGGTCTTGACAAATACAGACTTTCCCCTTCAGAACTTCGGGCGGAATTCACCAAACGGAATGCTGATGCCGTCTTTGCTTTCCAGCTCAGGAATCCAGTTCACAATGGTCATGCTCTTTTGATGACTGACACAAGGCGAAGGCTTCTTGAAATGGGTTATAAGAATCCTGTTCTTTTGCTTCATCCACTTGGGGGATTCACTAAGGCAGATGATGTTCCCCTTAGCTGGCGTATGAAGCAACATGAGAAG GTGCTTGAAGATGGTGTTCTTGATCCAGAAAACACAGTTGTGTCGATATTTCCATCTCCAATGCACTATGCGGGGCCCACTGAGGTCCAATGGCATGCCAAGGCTCGGATCAATGCAGGTGCTGACTTTTACATAGTGGGCCGTGATCCAGCTGGCATGAGTCATCCAGTTGAGAAAAGGGATTTATATGATGCTGATCATGGAAAGAAAGTACTTAGCATGGCACCTGGACTTGAACGCCTAAACATTCTTCCTTTCAAG GTGGCAGCCTATGACAAGACAAAGCAGAAAATGGAATTCTTTGATCCCTCCAGACCACAAGATTTCCTCTTCATCTCGGGTACCAAG ATGAGAGCACTTGCAAAGAACAAAGAAAACCCTCCAGATGGATTTATGTGCCCTGGTGGTTGGGAAGTGTTGGTTGAATACTATGATAGTTTGGCTGCAAATGACTCTGGTAGGGTCCCTGAACCCATTCCGGCTTGA